The sequence GCCGCATTGAAAGCACTTGAAACTGACCTTCTTCCCCGCGAAAACCGACTCACCGTTGTGACCTTCCTCATGGATTGATCGATTCACCCGTTTTGCAGACTCGTCCATCAGCCTTTTCTTGACGTACTCCAGAGTTAGCTGACCGGGCTGGATCGTTTCTAAAGCTGTGATTAACGCGTCTTAGGACTTCGGTAGCGACAATAAAAGCTGGCAAACAACATCCTCTTCTTCGATTTTTACCCCAGCAGCCTTCATTTCTCGcaacaatttttcaaacttgaGCAGGTACTCTTTCACATTTTCGCCTTCTTTCAAACGCAGTTCTTGAAACTGCTTCTTAAGAAACAATTTTCCAGCGATGCCAACACGCTCAAAGGCATTTTTCAAAGTATCCCATGCTTCTTTTGCTGTCCGCTTGTCCTTCATGTAGTCCAGTTGATCTTCTGCGATTCGATGGATGAGTAAATTCTTGTATTTCCGGTCTCTTGCCACGCGCTCTTcgagtttcttcttcttcttcgcttTGACCGCCGCTGtgtcttccggaagttcccttgcGTACTCCTCGTTCTCGATGGCATTTTCCAGACAGTCCAGCAAATTTTTATCTTCCATCAAGACCTCAACTCGGAACCTCCAGTTGCCGAAATTGGTCCACTTTTGGACAACTTTTCTTCGCCCATTTCAACAAGCAAAAGGTTTCAAGGAAAAATAGCGCCTCGAAATTTCTTTCTTCGTCAGCGTTCTGGGCTCATAACCTAATGAAACAGGCAGAGCTACAAAGAAGTTCGGCTTTATTGGGAGATGACTTGAATACGAATGAGGAAAATTCATTATGACAGCAACGCAGTCTACTTAGATTGTAATACATATTTAGTTTGGATATAGTTACTAATGGTAACGTGTTGTACGGTTGCATACCTAACAAGTTCTTCTATTAAAGTGACAGCGTCGGATTTGAACGGTTtgctcaaaagatattttagttactagataaagattgtcgctgtcgtcgctgtccggaacatcttttgctggcgaggataggggagctaaatgtcaaagaagaaaaatccatacgatttgacaggtatgtaccacacatgtttcggacagcagaacaaagggaaccgaagcgacaatctttatctagtaactaaaatatcttttgtttgctCAGcagttgtaaacaagtgcagtcccggcagtgtcacatgaaaaggcctataaaAATACGTGTTGTTTTGAACCAGCCTAAGGCCGATCTATTACCACATTTTCCACTGTAGTTAAATTTGCCAGGGGTTTGTTATTATAAACAaacgaaaaacaaaataaatactaaaacaaaatcttcaaaaattaaatttattttgactCATGATTCAGCTTTTCATTTGTACATATCCaatttgcattgaacaaaacaTTAATTGAATTAATGTTACAATTTTCATAGTATTTTTCCACACTTGTGATTGATAATGGGCAACTTGTTTGGAAAATCCAACAGTAAATCAAAAGTAAGCCGAGTAACTGATCAGGATAAAGCTGTACTGGTaagtattttgtaaaaaaagtaaTATGAAACTATAATAGCGTTATGACCCTTTTTTAAAGCTATTGAAACAACAGAGAGACAAGTTGAAACAATACCAAAAGCGAATAGAACTACAGCTAGAAAAAGATCGCGAAATTGCAAAGAAATGTTTAGCAGCCGGAAGAAAAGAGTGAGCTCTGcacaagaaaatattttaaattgtaCCTATGATAATGATGCCTTTTTTACAGACGAGCGAAAACACTGCTTCGCAAGAAAAAATATCAGGAGAAACTGCTTACCAACGCCGATGCACAAATAGAAACAATCGAAAAGTTAGCCTCGGACATAGAATTTGCACAGGTAGAGGCTCAGGTCGTCAGTGGTCTTAAGGTGGGCAACGAAGCCCTGAAGAAGGTGAACGAAATCCTTTCGATTGAGGAAGTCGAACAGATACTGGACGAAACGCGGGAAAGCATTGAAAAGCAGCAGGAGATCGATGCCCTGCTGAACGGCGTCCTGACGGAGGAAGACGAGGAAGAAGTGCTAGCGGAATTGGAAGAGCTCGTTGCCGGCGAGGAGGATGGAAAGGAAaacattgatgaacggttgccCGATGTGCCAGAACATGAACCAGAGCATGAAAGGAAACGCAAGGAAAAAGGTGCGTTGAAAAGTGTAATTATGATCATCTTCTTAAATATTCTTTGATGTTTTAGACTC comes from Armigeres subalbatus isolate Guangzhou_Male chromosome 2, GZ_Asu_2, whole genome shotgun sequence and encodes:
- the LOC134215583 gene encoding charged multivesicular body protein 6 produces the protein MGNLFGKSNSKSKVSRVTDQDKAVLLLKQQRDKLKQYQKRIELQLEKDREIAKKCLAAGRKERAKTLLRKKKYQEKLLTNADAQIETIEKLASDIEFAQVEAQVVSGLKVGNEALKKVNEILSIEEVEQILDETRESIEKQQEIDALLNGVLTEEDEEEVLAELEELVAGEEDGKENIDERLPDVPEHEPEHERKRKEKDSERSGKKVALEA